One genomic region from Ptychodera flava strain L36383 chromosome 5, AS_Pfla_20210202, whole genome shotgun sequence encodes:
- the LOC139133677 gene encoding E3 ubiquitin-protein ligase TRIM71-like, whose product MVPLCREAFTEKYRRDMLRWAIDRKKIEGLEETKSSYEARIKELQGAKDIADEVATRERTKLTVSSKVDVLKKRRKIEELDIGQCEGCKEREAVHSCIECDLNFCSSCITAHEDMETSKSQREVKLDKYLEELSGELSKQSKVHCSIHPQNEVHLFCDSCQVSICPDCIATHPVPDHVHRDLQDAADQYREQLKEMVEKLKKHEQTAKSHGSDEAAKDELEIYRQEEEDKINRKAKRMIQKTELEKSRLIRTLKFEFDMIKESVMAEFDEWEEKYGNISKACNYLESMLHDGNAARLLSSKKETMQNIQNFVHNMNQLIKSELIKFQPSADPPEHGMLGLLKMDVSASMCTVENMPTRLVRGKSVNVIVRITDRRGKPVISYKEITAKMWKEDGSCEDIVAVDNGNGTHSLRIDADVGGRHKVTVELGDQPIPGSPFVISIKGLVKTIGKGQLKRPAGITTNKHGDFVTADKGNNRIHIADRDGNYKSSFTFTQFEKPFVPRGVAVSADDEYFMSDSGNNQVVVSDEDGQLLRYFGQNELKYAIGIAISPLDGSVYVTDWNGKGADTDKGSHCVRKFTQHGQYIKSFGKYGTKQGEFKGPGYVAINSQGEVFVSDVNNSRVQVFSADCEFLYSFHNISSDDTLSYPRGIEICKENYVYICDKGNKRVLKLDRRGRFISRIDSDEDGLDFPHGITLTNDVPCRVAVVDHTNDCIKVFAQ is encoded by the coding sequence GTTGACGTCTTAAAGAAAAGACGCAAAATCGAAGAGCTGGACATAGGACAGTGTGAAGGATGCAAAGAAAGAGAAGCTGTACACAGCTGTATAGAGTGTGATTTAAATTTCTGTTCTTCATGCATCACTGCCCATGAAGACATGGAAACCAGCAAAAGCCAACGTGAAGTCAAACTTGACAAATACCTTGAAGAACTATCAGGAGAACTgtcaaagcaaagcaaagtacACTGTAGCATTCATCCACAGAATGAAGTACATCTGTTCTGTGACTCCTGTCAAGTGTCTATCTGCCCTGACTGTATTGCCACTCACCCTGTCCCTGACCATGTCCACAGAGATCTACAAGATGCAGCTGATCAATACAGAGAACAGCTGAAAGAAATGGtggagaagttgaaaaaacatGAACAGACTGCTAAATCACATGGCAGCGATGAGGCCGCCAAGGATGAACTTGAGATATATCGCCAGGAGGAAGAAGATAAAATTAATAGGAAAGCTAAAAGAATGATACAAAAGACAGAACTTGAGAAATCAAGGCTGATcagaacactgaaatttgaattCGACATGATTAAAGAAAGTGTAATGGCCGAATTTGATGAATGGGAGGAAAAATATGGTAACATTTCCAAAGCATGCAATTATCTAGAATCAATGTTGCATGATGGAAATGCCGCCAGACTCCTCTCATCAAAGAAGGAAACAAtgcaaaacattcagaactttGTACATAACATGAATCAACTGATAAAATCTGAGTTGATTAAATTCCAACCTTCAGCTGACCCACCTGAGCATGGAATGCTGGGATTGTTGAAGATGGATGTCAGTGCATCAATGTGTACAGTAGAGAACATGCCAACCAGACTTGTAAGGGGTAAATCTGTCAATGTCATAGTCAGAATTACTGACAGGAGAGGAAAACCAGTCATATCATACAAAGAAATCACAGCGAAGATGTGGAAAGAAGATGGGTCATGTGAAGACATAGTTGCAGTAGACAATGGAAATGGTACACACAGTCTGAGAATTGATGCAGATGTTGGTGGAAGACATAAAGTTACTGTAGAACTGGGAGACCAGCCAATACCAGGATCACCATTTGTGATTTCCATCAAGGGTTTGGTGAAGACAATAGGCAAAGGTCAGCTTAAAAGGCCTGCAGGGATAACTACTAATAAACACGGAGACTTTGTCACAGCTGATAAAGGTAACAATAGGATACACATAGCTGATAGGGATGGAAATTACAAATCAAGTTTCACATTTACACAATTTGAGAAGCCATTTGTACCTAGAGGAGTAGCAGTATCAGCTGATGATGAATACTTCATGTCAGATTCAGGCAACAATCAGGTAGTTGTGAGTGATGAGGATGGACAGTTACTCAgatactttggacaaaatgaACTGAAATATGCCATTGGAATTGCCATCAGTCCTCTAGATGGCAGTGTGTATGTCACAGACTGGAATGGAAAGGGTGCTGACACAGACAAGGGGAGTCACTGTGTCAGGAAATTCACACAGCATGGTCAGTACATCAAATCCTTTGGAAAGTATGGCACCAAGCAGGGAGAATTCAAGGGACCTGGATATGTGGCTATTAACAGTCAAGGAGAAGTATTTGTATCAGATGTTAACAATAGCCGTGTTCAGGTGTTCAGTGCAGATTGTGAATTTTTATACTCATTTCACAACATTAGCAGTGATGACACGTTGTCATATCCGAGAGGTATAGAGATATGTAAAGAGAATTATGTGTACATTTGTGACAAGGGAAACAAACGTGTGTTAAAGTTAGACAGGAGAGGTAGGTTCATATCCCGCATTGACAGTGATGAGGATGGGTTGGATTTCCCACATGGTATCACACTGACCAATGATGTTCCCTGCAGAGTGGCTGTCGTTGACCATACCAACGACTGCATTAAAGTGTTTGCACAGTAA